TCGACCAAAGTACCATCAACCTTCTGGACAGCCTCCTCTCGCTGGCTAGGGTCCTCAAGGTCAACGAAACCGAAGCCCTTGGAAGAGACTCTCCTGTCATTGCCTCGCCTGAAGGTCCTGACGGCgaccttggccttcttgaCCTGAATGGAAAGGTTGTTGAAAATGGAGGTAAGAGCGGCGTCATCGAcagagaaggggagattGGCAACAAAGATGGTGGCCTATGTCTCATGTTAGTCTTCTGTCCCGCGGCTTCTTGCGATGAAGAGCACGTACCTCGGAGTCCTCTTCGGATATCTgcagcttcttcactcGGGGCTTCCTGGGTTGCCTGGGCTTGGCAGCCTTGTTCTCCTGAGAAGCCTCACCAGCCTCGTCACTACCCTCCGCATCAATCCTAGCCTTGGAggcatcttcctcgtcctcgtgAGCTTCGTCATCACCCTCTCCGGGCTGACGTCGCTTGGGCTTCTACATGGCATCGTCAACAAGCATATCGAAAATGCCACTAGAAGATTTAAACATACCCTGGCCCTAGACTTCTTGGCTTTAGGAGCCACCTCCTTGGCCTCACCCTCCTGTTGACCCTCAGCAGCCTGGGCCTCACCCTCGGTGGCACTAGCAACAGCAGtttcagccttcttcttggcatCCCTCGCCTTTCTGGCCTCCTTGCGCTTCTCAATCCTAGCTTCACGGTCGGCAGcagcctcctcttcagaCTTGCCGTATTCGACAATCACAGGCCGGCCATTGAGTTCTAATGTACATAAATCAGAAGCTAAACACGATAGCGTCTGATGAGAAGAGCTCACCCTTGCCGTTAAGCTCGACAGCCTTCTTCGCGCTCTCGATGTCCTTGTAGGTggcgaaggcaaagaaagcATAGCCACGGTAGGTAGTCTTTTCGTGGATTGAAAGGATGGAACTAAAGGGATCAAGTCAGTCAAAGGAAGCGCGTTCATAAAGGTAGCTTACACCTCGCCAGCAGACTCAACAAACTCTCGGAGCTGGTCTTCGCTCGTCTATACGAAAGTCAACACGATATGGACATTATGGAATTGAAGAACAATGAAGGGAAAAACATACGCCTCGAGCGATCTTGCCAAAATAAACCTAAAAGTATAGTCAGCCATTTGCTCGAAATCCTTCTGCGCACGGAGCATCGGCCCTTGCCTATTTCTCCTGCTTCTACTAGATAGCCTACCTTGGCGTTGGGTTCAGCAGGAGCAGAAGGAGTCTGGGAGTCAGCAGCAGGCTGCTGGGTCTCGGGAGCAACCCCGTTGGTCGACACGTTCTCAGTAGGAGCAGACATGATCGGCGATGTGTTGAGAATATGCAAGTTGCTAACTCTCGATCCAGGTCGCTTTTGGGTATGGCAGAACACGGGGTTTGCTTGTGGCGTGGGTTGGCGTTGGGTGAGCAGACGTTTGTACTGTCTCTGGCTTTGAAGCTgtgggtgaagaaggaagaaggaaggaaagagaaggagaaggaatgggaaggaagatgacgaggtGCGTGGACGCGGTCGACCGGTGCCCTGCGTACGGCCATCGCCGCCTGCTCTTACGGTATTTTTCGGCGTTTGCCTGTGGCAAGTGGAGGCACGTCGCGAGATCGCCCGAGGATGCAGGctgagagatgatgagaatgcTGCTTTCTTTCAATGGGAGGTGCTTATTATGCAAGGGCAGATTCAGGAATCTTTTCTACATCCCGTCAGACATGCAGCGAAGTAGAACGTATCCGGATTATAGTTAGCCGGTGAACGACATACGAAACTGTGAAACCATGATGATTAAGGATTCAACGACCTGTTGGTGTCGTGTCTTGAGCTCATCTTCACTGCAACGTCGGCCTTATTAATCATAACTCAACGTCATGCTGTTAGCTGCCACGCCCTCAACCCATACATACTCTATCGAAGAATCCTGAATTTTGACTTGGCACCCGTGGAGATAGGACGAAGAACCACGCAAACCGGGAAGACGCGGATCCTTGGCCTTCGGCGACTTGCAACAAATGGAAAGCTCCGAGAGTTGACGAGACATCCCGACAGCAAATATTTGTATTCTCCCCTACTTTCGGCTAGGCTATTTGGTATTTCTTTTTGGCCAGTCTCGTTTCTTCTCGTCTTTCGCAGGCAGAAGCTATATCACGTGCAGCCGAAGGACTTTTCATGGGCTTCCGAGTGATGACAGAGGCTTGCCGTGAGTACCTAAGTGACCGTCGCGAGAGGCCCCGACTATGGTGATCGTCAAGTGTATGAAAGGTATAAGAAGTGCTCACTTGGCAGAATGGATTCCACTATTGGTTCCCAAGCACAGAGCCTTAACAACATCAGCTAATAATTAACACTGAACATTTATTTATACACATTACACAACGCCTCACTATGGTCTACGGATTGGGACTTAAGACCTCGCCACGCCTTGATGCGATACCTTTACCAAAGAAGTCTTCCATAGCTTCATCACCGTTTGAGGAACTCCTCAAATCCAGTCGCAAGTCGGAAGAACACCACAATTCCATTCACCACGTGCACCGCCGACCTCACGTCGAGCCATATTCCATCAGTCAGCATCACCACCGTCAGCGTCACCATGCACATGCGCCTCGGTCGCCTTCAGAACCCCctacttcatcttccaatgAATCCTCAGATGAGCATCGAAGGTCTCCTGTACAGCACCATCGTGCTTTACCTCGCACATTCCAGGGTCGGCCGCGCTCCAACAGTGAGCCATCCTCGTCCAACACTCATCTCACATCACCTTTTGCGCATCACAAGCCTTTGCCTTCTACTGAGCATTATGCTGGTAGAATCAAAGAGctgagagatggagatggcgAATGGGAGCCTTGGTCGCTAAACGTCGTATCGCCTACTGTCTTGCCCTATGTGAGTCTATTTGTTCATCTCAAAATCATTATTGTTTTGACATCAAGCTGACTGTCACTAACAGCACGCGAGACCACATCTCAACACACAAGCCTCGACTTCTGCTTTACCGGCAGACTTCATGCGCTGTTCacctcttcaccatcctccttccgAGTGCGAGCAAGCTCAAGCGCAAACTCAGCCCCCAACGCTAGCATACTTCCCAATCCAGCTTCCCCGTCCAGCGATCCATCACCGTACCTCCAgcctctcctccccttaCACATGCCACTCATCCCCTCTCAGCCAGGGTTTTCCTTCGACCCCGAAGGGTACCCAAATCGTGAACGAGGATGTGGAGTTCAGATCCAGTACGCCGACACCAGCGTCGACTGGTGCGAGATTGCAACGGAAAGTGAGGGATTGAAGGTTCCGCAATCTATTAAAATACGCTCGACGAGGCTTTA
This window of the Cryptococcus neoformans var. neoformans B-3501A chromosome 2, whole genome shotgun sequence genome carries:
- a CDS encoding hypothetical protein (Match to ESTs gb|CF190868.1|CF190868, gb|CF187065.1|CF187065, gb|CF186503.1|CF186503; HMMPfam hit to RRM_1, RNA recognition motif. (a.k.a. RRM, RBD, or RNP domain), score: 83.2, E(): 6.6e-22) encodes the protein MSAPTENVSTNGVAPETQQPAADSQTPSAPAEPNAKVYFGKIARGTSEDQLREFVESAGEVSILSIHEKTTYRGYAFFAFATYKDIESAKKAVELNGKELNGRPVIVEYGKSEEEAAADREARIEKRKEARKARDAKKKAETAVASATEGEAQAAEGQQEGEAKEVAPKAKKSRARKPKRRQPGEGDDEAHEDEEDASKARIDAEGSDEAGEASQENKAAKPRQPRKPRVKKLQISEEDSEATIFVANLPFSVDDAALTSIFNNLSIQVKKAKVAVRTFRRGNDRRVSSKGFGFVDLEDPSQREEAVQKVDGTLVEGRNITAKVAKVMKPIEQEAAAATEESQPDALTAENIEKVDASGPSGGW